ATTCATGCTTTCAACGGCTGCGCCAAAAAACACACAACTATGGTACCTGCTATTCGTAAAGCTTTCAATGCGGCATTTACGCCAGAAAAATATGCGGCGTTTTTAGATGACATGCACCGCATTCATCCCGGAGATATTGAGTTTCGGATTGCAGAAACACCGGTGTTTGTGCCACAATCATTTACACAACAAGTACTGCAAGCCTGCGAAGACATTGTGGATGTAATTGTGCGGGATGACTTTAAAACGTTGACAGAATCCGCCATTCCGGCTGCTTATAAAATGGCTGGCGAAAATGCTCATACCGATTTCATAGCTTTCGATTTTGGAATTTGTAAAAACGAAGCTGGCGAATTCATTCCGCAGCTGATTGAAATGCAAGGCTTCCCTACCCTGTTTGGGTATCAGGTGTTTCACGATGCCATTACCAAAAAGCATTTTCCCATACCCGAAGGTTTTGATAGTTACCTCAACGGCCATAACCGCGACAGTTATGTGGCTTTATTGAAAGAAGTGATTATTGGCCGGCATAAACCCGAGGAAGTGATATTGCTGGAAATTTATCCTGAGCAACAAAAAACAAGAATTGATTTCAGTTGTACCAAAGACCTGATTGGCATTGAAACCGTTTGCCTCAGCAAACTGCGCAACGAGGGCCGTCGTTTGTATTACGTGAAGGCCGATGGCAGCAAACAATGCATCAGCCGCATATACAACCGGGTAATTTTTGATGATCTGGAAAAGCAACAATTGCCGGCAGAGAGCATCAATATCCTTTCCGATTGGGATGTTGAATGGTGTCCGCATCCGCACTGGTTTTACCGCATCAGCAAATACACTTTGCCTTTTATCAATAGCCCGTATGTGCCCGAAACAAGGTTTCTGCATCAGGTACATCCCTTGCCAGAAAACCTACAGGATTATGTGTTGAAACCACTCTTTTCTTTTGCCGGGCAAGGCGTCATCATCGATGTAACAAAAGCAGATATTGATGCGGTAAAAGATCCTGAAAACTGGATTCTGCAAAAGAAAGTGCAATACGCCGATGCCATAGAAACGCCAGACATTCCGGCCAAAGCCGAAATCCGCATTTTCTATTTTTGGCCCAAAGGAGCTGCACGACCTTTTGCAGCTCAAAACCTGGCCCGCCTGAGCAAGGGTAAAATGATTGGTGTACGCTACAATGCCGATAAAGAATGGGTAGGCGGTTCGCTGGTGTACTTTGAACAGTAACTTTTTATGTAAAATGAAACGGGGCAGTGATCATCACCGCCCCGTTTTTATTATTTACCAAAGAAGAAATATGCTATGACGACCGCTGCTATTACGCCTATGAAATCAGCAATCATGCCGGCCCAAATGGCATAACGCACTTTCTTGATGCCTACACTGCCAAAGTACAAGGCAAGAATGTAGAAAGTAGTATCGGCGCTACCCTGGAATGTACTGGCCATTTTGCCCACAAAGCTGTCGGGGCCGTGGGTTTTAAACACATCCAACATAAGGCCACGGGCACCGCTGCCACTGAATGGTTTCATAATGGCCACGGGCAAAGCCGGCACAAACTCATTGCCAAACCCCATGGCAGAAAAAGCATACGCAAAACCATTGATGATGAAGTCCAAGGCACCGCTTTCGCGGAACACCCTTATGCCCACCAGCATACCAACGAGGTAAGGAATAATTTTTACAATCACATCCCAACCGCCTTTGGCACCTTCTATAAAAGCATCAAACACATTCACTTTTTTCCAAAGTCCACCAATGATGAATGAGGCAACGATTAAAAACAAAATGAGGTTGCCAAAAACCTTGCTGAAGGTTTCACGGGTAAGAAAAACAGGTTCAGAAAAACTAGCCTGAGAAGGAAGTACGCTAATAAAGAGCATGAAACCCACCACCGCTGCCAGCATGCCAAACAACCACAACGCCAGCACCCGATCGAATTTCAGGCGTTGCCAAAAAGCGGTGACTACAATACTGGCCAAGGTGGTGATAACTGTACCAAGTACACAAGGAATGAAAACGCTGGTAGGATCGGTAGAACCAGAACTGGCACGGTAAGCAAAAATGCTGAGCGGCAATAAGGTAAGCCCACTGGTATGCAGCACCAGAAACATGATTTGCGCATTGGTCGCCGTGTCTTTATTGGGGTTCAGCGTTTGCAAACTATCCATGGCTTTGAGGCCAAATGGCGTGGCGGCATTATCGAGGCCAAGCATGTTGGCACTAAAGTTCATCACCATTTGGCCCATGGCCGGGTGCTTTTCGGGCACTTCCGGAAACAACCTTTTGAGAAATGGATTGAGAATGCGGGCCAGAAAATTGATGGCACCAGCCTTTTCGCCAATGTTCATGAGGCCAAGGAAAAAGACCATGACACCGGTGAGCGGCAATGCTACATCCATTACAGCACCTTTGCCCGATTCAAACATGCCATCAACCAGCCGTTTGAAAATTTCATAGTCTTGAAAAACGATGAGTTTAACCAAGGCCACCAACAGGCCTACAATGAAAAATGCAATCCAAACGTAATTAAGTGCCATGCAAACCAAATGAGGTTGCCAATATCCTTAATCCCGTTGATATTGCATCAATTCGAGCACAAACTTTCTGGGCTTCTTCTTCTTTCTACAGCAGGTGATGAATGCGACGCATCATCAGTGCAAATAAATAATTGAGCATTGCGTGTGATTTTATAATTGGTTGACAAATTTGATTCCAAAACCGCTGCACGTTTCGTTAAATACGTAAGCTGCCAATCTTCGGGATGAGCCACGCTTTTTTACGGATAAACGCAGCTACACCACTTCAATAAAGACAGTTTAACAGCCAAATAGTTTATTGCCCCTACTTTTGCAGCCTCAAAAAATATACTATGGCATTGCAGGCAGGCATCGTAGGGTTGCCAAACGTGGGTAAATCAACCTTGTTCAACGCGGTTAGTAATAGTGCCAAGGCGCAGGCCAGCAACTATCGCTTTTGTACCATCGACCCCAACGTGGGTTTGGTGGATGTACCCGATCCGCGGCTGGATAAACTCCGGGATTTGGTCATACCTGAACGTGTGGTGCCTACCCAAATCGAAATTGTGGACATTGCCGGACTGGTGCGTGGCGCCAGCAAGGGCGAAGGTTTGGGCAACAAGTTTTTGGCCAATATTCGTGAGGTTGATGCCATCATTCATGTGGTACGCTGCTTTGAAGATGAGAATGTACTGCGGGAAGAAGGCGCCATCAACCCTGTAAGTGATAAAGAAATCATTGATACCGAGCTGCAGTTGAAAGACCTCGACAGCGTGGAGAAGAAAATAGCCCGCATTGAAAAGCAAGCCAAAAACGGCGATGCCAAAATGAAGGCAGAACTGGATGTATTGCAGCGCTGCAAAGCACATCTGGAACAGGGCAAAAGCATTCGTTCACTCGACTTAGGCAACGAAGAAAAACCTGCAATTGCTGATTTGTTTTTGCTGTCTGCAAAGCCAGTGTTGTATGTAGCCAACGTGGACGAAGCCTCCATGCAAACGGGTAACAAATACAGCGAAGCATTACAAGCCATGGCTGATGCAGAAGGTGCCGGCATCATCATCATGAACAACTCTATTGAAGCGCAGATTACCGAAATGGAAGACCCTGCAGATAAAGAACTGTTTATGTCGGAATACCATATGGAAGAGCCAGCCTTGCACCGCCTGATTCGTTCGGTGTATAAGCTTGCTGAAACTGCAAACCTATTTTACCGCAGGGGTAAAAGAAGTACGTGCATGGACCATTCAGGAAGGTTGGAAAGCGCCACAGGCCGCCAGCGTTATCCATACCGATTTTGAAAAAGGATTCATCAAGGCAGAAGTGATAGCTTACAACGACTTTGTACAATATGGTTCGGAAGCCGCCTGCCGCGACAACGGTAAACTTCGGATTGAAGGAAAAGAATACATTGTAAAAGACGGCGACATCATGCACTTCCGTTTCAACGTATAACGTAGTTGAAGCTTTGTATAAAAGAAAAACCGCAGCCTTACAGACTGCGGTTTTTTAATAGCTTGATGCGTTCCAAACGCTTGATGATATTTTTATCGGCTGCCAATTTTTGCAACGCTGCCAGATGCCTGTCGTGGTGCAAATCGGTACCTACCCAGGTTACTAACTGCTCATCCAAAAGCTTTTCGGCAACCTTCTGCGAAGGCTTTCCATAATAGCCAGTCAATGACAAAATGTTGATTTGTAAATCGGCGCCAGCATCCACGAAAGATTCGTATTTATCGAAGCGATCGAAGTAAAACGGATAGCGTTCCGGGTGTGCCAGAATGGGCTCATACCCTTTGGTTTGCAATTGAAAAATCATCTCCCGGATATTGGGCGATTCGAAAGCAAAACTCATTTCGATGAGTATGCGTTTGCCGGGTAATTCTACCAAATCATTTTTTTCAAGAATAGCCTCAAAATCATAATCGGTCATGTACTCCGCAGAAAAACCTTTGAGACTTGTCCACCCTTTTTCATCCGTTGCTGTCTTCAATTTCCGATAGGCATCTTCAATGCTTGTTGGTGTATTGGGATGCACTTCTCCCAACACATGCGGTGTACAATACACTGTATGATAACCCAACTGCATCAAAGATTCCAGCAAAAACAAAGAGGTATCTACATCGGGGCTCCCATCGTCGATACCTGGTAACAAATGATTGTGCATGTCTGCACCAATGCATGACAGTGTATCTGATATAGCTGGTTCTTTTTTCTTAAAAAATGAAAACATGCGAATGATTCAGCTACCCTATTTTCTGGCAGTGAGCTACGAAAATACGTAATGGAAAATGGTTAATTGGATGCAGTTACCTGCGTTTTGTTCATTTCGTCAAACGACTGATAAATAGAGTTGTTGCTGATATACTCAGGCACCATGCGTTTCATTTGACGCACCACATTTTCGTCGTTGTTTTGAAAGGCTTCCTGCAGCAAGGCATCGATGGCTTTGTTAATGGCATAGAAGTCATATTCGGCCACCCTGGCTATCAATATTTTCTTGTGGTGTGTTGGAACAACCTCTTCCTTTTTATTGAGCAGTTCTTCGTACAATTTTTCGCCAGGACGCAAACCAGTGAATTTAATTTCAATGTCTTTACCCGGCACATAACCCGCCAGTTTAATCATCTTTCTTGCCAGATCCTGAATGCGAACAGGTTCGCCCATATCAAACAACAATACCTCGCCCCCATTTCCCATGGTTACTGCTTCCAGCAACAAAGAGCATGCTTCGGGAATGGTCATGAAGAAACGAATGATATCGGGGTGCGTCACCGTTAGCGGTCCGCCAGCAGCTATTTGTTCTTTAAACCTTGGAATAACCGAGCCATTGGAACCAAGTACATTTCCGAAACGAGTAGTAATAAACTTAGTATGTGTTTTGTGTACCGGAAGACCGTTTTCAGATACGGCATTTGAAGCCAAATGAACGACCTTCTTATCACGGTTACCCAATGATTGGCAATAGATTTCTGCAATACGTTTGCTCGCCCCCATGACATTTGTCGGATTGATGGCTTTGTCGGTAGACACCAGCAAGAAACGTTCTACTTCATATTCAATGGAGAGGTCTGCTAAAATTTTAGTGCCCATCACATTGTTGCGAATAGCCTCAGAAGGATGGTACTCCATCATAGGCACATGCTTGTAAGCAGCAGCATGAAATACAATCTGCGGGTGGAAACGTTTGAACAAACTTTCCATCGAGCTTTCTTCACGAACATCACCAATAAATAAGGCAATGCTACAATCGGGGAAATGATTTCTCAGTTCGTATTCCAGTTCGTAGAGGCCGGTTTCATTTTGGTCGCAAAGAACCAATACCGAAGGTTTGATGCTTGCTACTTGCCGGGCCAATTCGCTACCGATAGAGCCCGCTGCACCCGAAATCAGAATACGCTTACGGGAAATAAGATCTGTAACCTGCTGGTTTTGCAGTTTGATTTGCGGCCTACCCAACAACTCTTCAATTCGGATTTCCTTGAGTTGGGTAATGTTCAGCTGGCCACGAATCCATTGATCAATGGGAGGAATATTCCTCACCTGAATATCGTTTGCCAAGCAAAAATCAACAACCTGATTTTTGACATCCGCTTCCATTTCGGGTTTGGCAAACAATATCATACCTACCTCACCCCATTCTTCTATTACGTTTTGAAGTTGGTCGAGGCTGTAAATTTTGATGTTGTCGATGGTTTTACCAACGTAAGAAGGATCGTCATCTACAAATCCAACGACTTTATATTGCTGATTGCTTGCCTGCTCAATGGTCGTTTTCAATTGCGAACCGTTTATTTCGCCACCATAGATAAGTACATTGGTTTGCTGCCCCAAACTGAGGCTGGCACGGTACCAGGTTTTTACAATCAACCGATAGGCCACCATCATGAAGGAGCCCGACAGCAACGTAATAATTAAAATTGAAGTTGGAATCAGTACATGCGTCTGCCCAAAAGCGATCATACCAATGTTGATGGTACAAAGCATCAAAAACGAGGCAAACAAGGCAGTGGTGGTGCGGATAGCTTCGGCAAAACCAGAAAAACGGATAATGCCCTGGTATGTTTTAAAAACAAAAAAGAACAACGAATTAGTAATGATAACCAGAATGAGGTGTGTAAACAATGTTCCGGCGAGTACTACCTTAAAATCGAAATTGAAGCGCAGCAGGTTGGCGATAATGACCGACAAAGCGCCTATGAATGTGTCGAAAAGAAAGACCATCCATTTCGGTGCCACTTGATGGCTCAGCAGATACTTTCGAACCTTGTACACGGAATAGGATTTTTGTTTGGGTGAGTAAGAGGTTTGCAGTCAGTACCTATTCCCGTCAAATGTATGCCTATCCGTTATATTCACCAACGGACAGGCATACATTTTATTAGCGGGAATAAATATTTAAGCTGCTGTAATGCAATACTTTAGACATAGAAAACGGATTAATGCCCATGTGGGTCTTGTGTTGGAGCCTGTGCCGGCGCCACGTTTGGCTTTACATCCATAACTTCCAAATCGAAGATCAAATCGCTGAATGCTGGCAGTTTTTCGCCTTGTGCGTTGGAACCGTAAGCCAACATAGCAGGTACAAATAATTTCGCCTTAGTACCCTTGTTCAACAATACGATTGCATCATCCCAGCCGGGAACAACCGCACCTGTCTGTGCTACAAATTCAAATGGCCCAACGTGGCCGAAGGCTGGATCAACATTGGAATCGAACTTGGTACCGTTTTTAAGAGTGCCTGTATAGTTTACACTGATGAGCAAACCACTATCGGCTTTTGGACCATTGCCCTGACGTTCAATTTTAATGAATACGCCTTTGGGTGTTTTGGTGTAACCCGAAATTTTCTGCTCTTTCAGATACTCTTCCATAGCAGCAATTTCACGTTGTGTTTCTTTCTGGGCTTCCTGTTCCTGATCCTTATAGATTTCTTCTTGCCTGTTGAAAGTACCTAATACAGTAATGTAACCACGAATGGTACCCCCCCTGCTTAAACACATCGTTGTACATGAGGTAGCCACGCTTTTGCATGGTGTCTACATTGCGAATAAAAACAACAGAATCACCAATATTCATTTCGCCGAGGAAGTCGGTAAAATCATGCACATTTTTAGCTGAGGTATCAAACTGTCCGTAGGCAGGAATGTGCTTGTAAGTATCAACCAACACGCTATCGCCAATGGTAGCCCGGTAGTGCAGCTTTACAAACTGACCCGGCTTTACGGGTTGCTTTTTACCATTGTGAAAAATCTTGTACAAGATGCCGCTTTGTGTTTTTTGATAATCGGCATTGCCGCAGCCCATCAACAAGGCAGCCATGGCCACCGTCAAAAAAAGAAGACTATTTACTTTGCTGTTCAGTTTCATACAATGATTTATTGGTTTGACTTTCAGTATTTTACAATGCATTTCAAAAATTACTCAACAGTTTGTTGAACCTCGGTTCCCAATGATGCGGCGAGGTTAGGCAGCACTTCGTAAAAACGTTTTACCGTTTCTTCGAGACTGGCAGAAGACCGGCCACCGGCAGCATTTTTGTGTCCGCCACCTTCAAAATAAGCCCGGGCAAATTGATTAACATCTACATCTCCTTTACTTCTGAATGACCATTTCCGTTCTTCATCTCGGTCAATAACGATGGCGGCCATTTTTATGCCTTGAATGCTCAGCGGATAATTGACCAAGCCCTCTGTATCGCCGGTGGTAATATCAAATTTGTACAAATCAGCTTTGCTGATAACCATCAGCGCCGTATTCATTTCGTATATCACTTCCATCCTGTTGAGCAGCACATGACCAATGAAGCGCAGCCTGTTTTCCAGAAAGCTGTCGTAAATATGATCGTGTACCAGCGAATGTGCAAATCCTGTTTGCTTTAAATGAGCAATCATACTGTGCACGGAGGCTGTGGTAGAAGGAAAACGGAATGAACCCGTATCTGTCATTACCCCTGTATACAAACAGCGGGCCATATCTTGGTTGAGTAAGTGGCCACCACCCGATTCAACAATAAAATCATACACCATTTCACAGGTACTGCTTTTGCCTGTATCACTTATGCCGTAGGCAAACATGTGCGTTTGCGGCTCCTGATGATGATCAATGAGAATACGTAAACCACCCGCAGCTGCCAATGATGGCTCCATGCGTTTGGTACGAATGAGTGTATTAAAATCCAGACAAAACAACCAGTCGGCTTCTGCTATGAGTTGATCGGCATGCTTGGTTTTGGCTTCGTAATCAACTACGCTGTCTACGCCAGGCATCCAGTTGAGAAAAGCGGCCCAATTGGTAGGCGAAATAACTACAGCCTGGTGCCCCAAAGCTGTGAGGTAATGATACAGCCCCAATGTTGAGCCCATGGCATCCCCATCAGGTTTTTGGTGGCAGGTAATCACCACTTTCTTGGGCGTTTCCTTCAGCAGCGGGTAAAATGTATCGATTGTATTCATGATGAATTGGCCGCAAAATTCTGCCCACAGGGCCTTACAGGCAAATAAATGTTTGCAAGAATTGTCTCTCAGCTGTGTATAAATGCCTTTTGCGGCAGTTAGTGACCATTCGTAGCTGGGGTGCTTTTCCAAGCTATACCAAAAAGCAGTACAGCAAAAAGTCCGGCACTTGCTAATCCCGCAGCCATACAAATGGCCATTTGTATTTGGGAAATGTTGTTGTAGAAATACCAATAATAACCTGCTCCGCAAATGGTGACTATCAGTGCCAACAATATGCACCATAAGTTTTTGTAGAATTTCCCATTGCTTGATTGCCAATAACTTAGTGATACATATATACTGTAAGAAATCATACCAATACTTAACGGTACCAGCAACTGACCTACTGAATTGAAGGACGCTCCAAATAGCCAACCGTACACACTTGCCGGTAGGAAGGAAATGACGACCGCTGCCCCACTCATCGCCAGCAGCAATAACAGCAGCAAACGGAAAAATTTCCGGTACAGGCTTTTGTCAGGAATTTGCCCTGCATGCTGGCTGTAGAAAATCTGGCCTACGCTTCCGGGCAATAACAGGAGCGCTTCTGCCAGCGCCATGCTATTGGAAAACGAACCCAGCAGCGTAGCCGGCAATACAAAAAAGGGCAACCTGTTATTGATTAATCCTACCAACTGAACCGACTGATTGACAGCGCCTGCTTTCAGCATGGTTTGCAAAAGTGTTGCTTTGCTTGTGGTTTGAATACTGTCTCCTTCAATCGCAGCATCTTTTATCACCAAAAAATATTGAGCTGCCAACGCAATTGTCCAAACTAGCAACATGGCCAACAGAAAGCCGAGTTTGCCTAAACCTATCGCAATAAATAAGTAAGAAAACAATGCAATACCGGCTGCAGCACCCGTTCCACTCATATTGAACGCTCCAAACTTTTGCATACCCAACAATACATGCCCCTGAAAAGAAAATACAGCATTACAATAACCAGCAGCCATCAGCAAAATGGTTTCTGTAACAGTTAACTGAGCCAAGCAACCAGCCGCTCCACCGGCCAGCAATGCTACAGCTGCGGCCCATTGCAGATAAATATTGCGCAATGCTTTTCTCGAAAATTGCTGCATCAGATACACCACCGTTGCACCTCCAGCCATATCTGCCAGCAATAATATCAGCGCAATAATCAATGCATAAAGAGCACACACGCCACGGTCTGCCTCGCCCAATAATTGCGAAAGCAAAACAATGCTGGCAAAGTTGAACAATGCCGTGAGCAACTTAGCCCCCCACGAAAATGCAGCCAGTCTGTACATTGTTGCGAATATCAATTTTATTTGATTTGCCCACGAACGGGCAGATTGCCTTTATTTTGAATTTAATTTATTAATAGACCTCGTTGGTCAGTACAACCCATTGTAAAGAATATGTGCGGAATCGTTGGCTACATAGGTGAACGTCAGGCCTATCCGGTAGTAGTAAAAGGTTTGAAAAGATTAGAATACAGAGGTTATGATAGTGCAGGTGTAGCACTCATAGACCAGCAACAACTGAGCATTCATAAGAAAAAAGGTAAAGTAGCAGACATGGAAGAATCCATTGTTGGCGCTACGTTGGGCGGCCATATTGGTATCGGCCATACCCGTTGGGCCACACATGGCGAACCCAGCGACCGCAATGCCCATCCCCACCGTTCGGCTTCAGGAAAACTGGCCATGATACACAACGGTATCATTGAAAACTATGTTGCAATTAAAGAAGAACTGATGCACAAGGGGTATCAGTTCCTCAGCGATACCGATACAGAAGTGCTGCTCAATTTCATTGAAGACATTCGCATCAATAATGATTGTCCGCTTGAAGAAGCCTTACGCATTGCCCTGAAACGCATTGTGGGTGCCTACTGTATTTTATTGATTGACGAAGATGACCCCGATACCATTTTGGCTGCCCGCAAAGGTTCTCCGCTGGTTATTGGGATTGGTAAAAATGAACACTTCCTTGCCAGCGATGCATCACCCATTATTGAATACACCAAAGAAGTGGTGTATGTAAATGACTACCAGGTAGCCATTGTAAAAAAAGATGAGTTGGTGCTGAAAAACCTCGGCAATGAAAAAGTAACACCCTTTATTACCAAGCTCGATATGGAACTGGCAGCCATTGAAAAAGGCGGCTACGACCATTTCATGCTCAAAGAAATTCATGAGCAACCCACCACTATTTTCGATTGCCTGCGTGGCCGACTATTGCCCGAAACAGGCATGATAAAAATGGGAGGCATCGAAGCCAATATCGAAGCCCTCATCAATGCACCTCGCATCATTATTGTAGCCTGTGGTACCAGCTGGCATGCAGGTTTGGTAGCCGAATACCTGATTGAAGAAACCTGTCGCATACCCGTAGAAGTAGAATATGCTTCAGAATTCAGATACCGCAATCCCATCATTCAAAAAGGCGATGTGATAATCGCCATCAGCCAGAGTGGCGAAACAGCCGATACCCTGGTGGCATTGGAAAATGCCAAAGAGCAAGGTGCTTTCATTTTCGGTATTGTCAATAGTGTGGGTAGTAGCATTGCCCGCCTGAGCCATGCCGGAGCTTACACGCACAGCGGCCCAGAAATTGGCGTTGCCAGCACTAAAGCATTTACCGGACAGTTGGCCGTTATCACCATGATGGCTTTGAAAATGGCCAAAGCCAAAGGCAGCATCAGCGATGAGAAATACATGAACCTGCTGCACGAACTGCAGGCCATTCCTGAAAAAGTAGCTGCTATACTGAAAAATACTACTGGTATTGAAGCCATTGCAGACAAATACAAAGACGCTACTGATTTTCTGTTCCTTGGCCGAGGCTACAATTTCCCGGTGGCGCTGGAAGGTGCATTGAAGCTGAAGGAAATCAGCTACATACACGCCGAAGGCTACCCGGCTGCAGAAATGAAACATGGCCCGATTGCACTGGTAGATGAAAACCTGCCGGTGGTGTTTGTGACTACCCGGGATCGTTTCTATGAGAAAATTGTGTCCAACGTACAGGAAATCAAAGCCCGCAAAGGCAAGGTGATTTGCATCGCTTCCGAAGGCGACACAGTAATTCCGGAGATGGCCGACGACACCATTTTTGTACCCGATGCCGACGAATTGGTGGGCCCGTTGCTGAGTGTGGTGCCGCTACAACTGCTTAGTTATTATGTGGGACTGAAAAAAGGATATGATGTAGATAAACCCCGAAATCTGGCCAAAAGCGTAACGGTCGAGTAATTTCCGTAGGCTTTTCCACGCTTTTATGCCCCCTGTGGGAAACATTTGACAATGCCATCCTTACAGGTATGATGTGCGTTTTGGTACATTCGCAGGGCTATATTTTATGTGTAGCACAATATTTGAAGTAGAACACCGTTCGTTATTTAGCTAAAATGTATCCCAGATACTTATGAAACTTACCCAATTATTCTTCATCGCGGCTGTAATAGCAATTGCTCCGGCTTGTAAAAACGGCGGACCATTCAAAAAGAAGTTCGATAAATCGAACGCTACCGGCTGGAATTACAATGACAAAAACAGTGGCGGCTTCAACGTAGCCAAAGCCAAAGACATTAAGGCTGGACCTGGTTTGGTGTTTGTTCAGGGCGGTACTTTTGTAATGGGTGCTGCTGAGGAAGACGTAATGGCCGACTGGAACAACGTGCCGAAACGTGTCACCGTGAATTCGTTCTTCATCGACAAAACTGAAGTAGCCAACATTCACTACCGTGAATACCTGTTTTGGTTGAACCGCATTTTCGATCCGGCCGGCGACCCCGCCAATCAGCCGATTGTTGATGCTGCTTACCCCGATACCTTGGTTTGGCGTAGCGAACTGGCTTATAACGAACCGTATGTAGAATATTATTTCCGTCACCCAAGCTTCAACTACTACCCTGTGGTGGGTGTAAGTTGGAAGCAGGCTCACGACTATTGCTTGTGGCGTACCGACCGGGTGAATGAGCTGG
The Phnomibacter ginsenosidimutans genome window above contains:
- a CDS encoding nucleoside recognition domain-containing protein, translated to MALNYVWIAFFIVGLLVALVKLIVFQDYEIFKRLVDGMFESGKGAVMDVALPLTGVMVFFLGLMNIGEKAGAINFLARILNPFLKRLFPEVPEKHPAMGQMVMNFSANMLGLDNAATPFGLKAMDSLQTLNPNKDTATNAQIMFLVLHTSGLTLLPLSIFAYRASSGSTDPTSVFIPCVLGTVITTLASIVVTAFWQRLKFDRVLALWLFGMLAAVVGFMLFISVLPSQASFSEPVFLTRETFSKVFGNLILFLIVASFIIGGLWKKVNVFDAFIEGAKGGWDVIVKIIPYLVGMLVGIRVFRESGALDFIINGFAYAFSAMGFGNEFVPALPVAIMKPFSGSGARGLMLDVFKTHGPDSFVGKMASTFQGSADTTFYILALYFGSVGIKKVRYAIWAGMIADFIGVIAAVVIAYFFFGK
- the ychF gene encoding redox-regulated ATPase YchF, with the protein product MALQAGIVGLPNVGKSTLFNAVSNSAKAQASNYRFCTIDPNVGLVDVPDPRLDKLRDLVIPERVVPTQIEIVDIAGLVRGASKGEGLGNKFLANIREVDAIIHVVRCFEDENVLREEGAINPVSDKEIIDTELQLKDLDSVEKKIARIEKQAKNGDAKMKAELDVLQRCKAHLEQGKSIRSLDLGNEEKPAIADLFLLSAKPVLYVANVDEASMQTGNKYSEALQAMADAEGAGIIIMNNSIEAQITEMEDPADKELFMSEYHMEEPALHRLIRSVYKLAETANLFYRRGKRSTCMDHSGRLESATGRQRYPYRF
- a CDS encoding DUF933 domain-containing protein, yielding MLKLQTYFTAGVKEVRAWTIQEGWKAPQAASVIHTDFEKGFIKAEVIAYNDFVQYGSEAACRDNGKLRIEGKEYIVKDGDIMHFRFNV
- a CDS encoding tyrosine-protein phosphatase, producing MFSFFKKKEPAISDTLSCIGADMHNHLLPGIDDGSPDVDTSLFLLESLMQLGYHTVYCTPHVLGEVHPNTPTSIEDAYRKLKTATDEKGWTSLKGFSAEYMTDYDFEAILEKNDLVELPGKRILIEMSFAFESPNIREMIFQLQTKGYEPILAHPERYPFYFDRFDKYESFVDAGADLQINILSLTGYYGKPSQKVAEKLLDEQLVTWVGTDLHHDRHLAALQKLAADKNIIKRLERIKLLKNRSL
- a CDS encoding polysaccharide biosynthesis protein yields the protein MYKVRKYLLSHQVAPKWMVFLFDTFIGALSVIIANLLRFNFDFKVVLAGTLFTHLILVIITNSLFFFVFKTYQGIIRFSGFAEAIRTTTALFASFLMLCTINIGMIAFGQTHVLIPTSILIITLLSGSFMMVAYRLIVKTWYRASLSLGQQTNVLIYGGEINGSQLKTTIEQASNQQYKVVGFVDDDPSYVGKTIDNIKIYSLDQLQNVIEEWGEVGMILFAKPEMEADVKNQVVDFCLANDIQVRNIPPIDQWIRGQLNITQLKEIRIEELLGRPQIKLQNQQVTDLISRKRILISGAAGSIGSELARQVASIKPSVLVLCDQNETGLYELEYELRNHFPDCSIALFIGDVREESSMESLFKRFHPQIVFHAAAYKHVPMMEYHPSEAIRNNVMGTKILADLSIEYEVERFLLVSTDKAINPTNVMGASKRIAEIYCQSLGNRDKKVVHLASNAVSENGLPVHKTHTKFITTRFGNVLGSNGSVIPRFKEQIAAGGPLTVTHPDIIRFFMTIPEACSLLLEAVTMGNGGEVLLFDMGEPVRIQDLARKMIKLAGYVPGKDIEIKFTGLRPGEKLYEELLNKKEEVVPTHHKKILIARVAEYDFYAINKAIDALLQEAFQNNDENVVRQMKRMVPEYISNNSIYQSFDEMNKTQVTASN
- a CDS encoding FKBP-type peptidyl-prolyl cis-trans isomerase, coding for MEEYLKEQKISGYTKTPKGVFIKIERQGNGPKADSGLLISVNYTGTLKNGTKFDSNVDPAFGHVGPFEFVAQTGAVVPGWDDAIVLLNKGTKAKLFVPAMLAYGSNAQGEKLPAFSDLIFDLEVMDVKPNVAPAQAPTQDPHGH
- a CDS encoding DHH family phosphoesterase; the encoded protein is MNTIDTFYPLLKETPKKVVITCHQKPDGDAMGSTLGLYHYLTALGHQAVVISPTNWAAFLNWMPGVDSVVDYEAKTKHADQLIAEADWLFCLDFNTLIRTKRMEPSLAAAGGLRILIDHHQEPQTHMFAYGISDTGKSSTCEMVYDFIVESGGGHLLNQDMARCLYTGVMTDTGSFRFPSTTASVHSMIAHLKQTGFAHSLVHDHIYDSFLENRLRFIGHVLLNRMEVIYEMNTALMVISKADLYKFDITTGDTEGLVNYPLSIQGIKMAAIVIDRDEERKWSFRSKGDVDVNQFARAYFEGGGHKNAAGGRSSASLEETVKRFYEVLPNLAASLGTEVQQTVE